One Rossellomorea aquimaris DNA window includes the following coding sequences:
- a CDS encoding HAD family hydrolase — protein sequence MIQAAIFDLDGTLLNRDASVNEFITRQYERLDKWLRHIPKESYISRFIELDQRGYVWKDKVYKQLIEEFTIPEITWEELLEDYISEFKHSCLPFPHLYKMLDELREKNIKLGMITNGFGQFQMDNILALEIKEYFDEILVSEWEGLKKPDPEIFKRALVRLNLEPHECIFIGDHPEYDVYGAQKVGMKGIWKRDPHLRHAEQADWVIHDLMELPKYIDHLNNNVRSYKPSTNH from the coding sequence ATGATCCAAGCGGCCATATTCGACCTGGACGGAACCCTGTTGAACAGAGATGCCTCTGTAAATGAATTCATCACTAGACAATATGAAAGACTGGATAAATGGTTAAGACATATACCAAAAGAATCATACATATCCAGATTCATTGAATTAGACCAGCGCGGCTACGTCTGGAAAGATAAAGTGTACAAGCAGCTTATCGAGGAATTCACTATACCTGAAATAACCTGGGAAGAACTGCTGGAGGATTACATCAGTGAATTCAAGCACAGCTGTTTACCTTTTCCACATTTATATAAAATGTTGGATGAATTAAGAGAGAAAAATATCAAACTGGGAATGATCACAAATGGCTTTGGCCAGTTTCAAATGGACAACATCCTGGCTCTTGAAATAAAAGAATACTTTGATGAAATTCTAGTTTCAGAATGGGAAGGCTTGAAAAAACCAGACCCTGAAATCTTCAAGAGAGCATTAGTAAGGCTGAATTTAGAACCTCATGAATGCATCTTTATAGGGGATCACCCTGAATATGATGTGTATGGTGCTCAAAAAGTCGGGATGAAAGGTATTTGGAAGAGAGACCCTCACTTGAGACATGCGGAACAAGCAGATTGGGTGATTCATGATTTGATGGAATTGCCGAAATATATTGATCATCTAAATAACAATGTAAGGTCATATAAACCATCAACAAACCATTAG
- a CDS encoding histidine phosphatase family protein translates to MICVIRHGQTDLNKEGRLQGRNGLPLNKEGFRQAEYLKYKLSQIPFDYVYSSPQERAVQTAEIATGKKALIDSRLDVYDLGEADGLLKSEVKVAGILPDARIYKGLEETDFFIERIFSFMTELKKEHGNNEKNILISGHRCTTGAIGSYFTAGSKDENILKNSSNNGDFRLFSF, encoded by the coding sequence ATGATATGCGTTATCAGACACGGTCAAACTGACTTGAACAAAGAAGGCAGATTACAAGGAAGAAACGGCCTCCCCTTAAATAAAGAAGGTTTCAGACAAGCTGAATACTTAAAGTACAAACTGTCTCAAATTCCTTTTGATTATGTTTATTCCTCTCCACAAGAAAGGGCCGTTCAGACGGCTGAAATTGCCACTGGAAAGAAAGCCCTCATAGATTCAAGATTGGATGTTTATGATTTAGGTGAAGCGGATGGACTGCTGAAAAGCGAGGTGAAAGTGGCTGGGATTCTCCCTGATGCCAGAATTTATAAAGGACTTGAAGAAACGGATTTTTTCATTGAGAGGATTTTTTCATTTATGACTGAACTGAAAAAAGAGCATGGAAATAATGAGAAGAATATTCTGATTTCAGGTCACCGTTGTACGACCGGGGCTATCGGCTCATATTTCACAGCAGGGTCCAAGGATGAAAATATCCTGAAGAACTCTTCTAATAATGGCGACTTTAGATTATTTTCTTTCTGA
- a CDS encoding GNAT family N-acetyltransferase, with amino-acid sequence MNTNSVKIVEVNKDNWYDCCQLEISDDQKAFIESNAISIAQSKFEPALKPFAIYYKEKVVGFLMYNTLPEELDAFWVYRIMVDKSYQGKGIGKAATALMVEEMIETLDADKIVVGYHPNNKGAHHLYSSLGFVDQGDRFGREMAVVKNLQ; translated from the coding sequence ATGAATACAAACAGTGTGAAAATAGTAGAAGTAAATAAAGATAATTGGTACGATTGCTGCCAGCTGGAAATATCCGATGATCAAAAGGCATTCATCGAGTCAAATGCGATATCGATTGCCCAATCAAAATTTGAGCCTGCACTGAAGCCCTTTGCCATCTATTATAAGGAGAAAGTGGTCGGTTTCTTAATGTACAACACTTTACCAGAAGAACTCGATGCTTTCTGGGTGTACCGAATCATGGTGGATAAAAGCTATCAGGGTAAGGGCATTGGAAAAGCAGCAACTGCATTAATGGTGGAAGAAATGATTGAAACCCTTGATGCCGATAAGATTGTAGTGGGTTATCATCCTAATAATAAAGGGGCCCATCATTTGTATTCCAGTCTGGGATTTGTTGACCAGGGGGATAGATTCGGCAGGGAAATGGCTGTTGTAAAAAATTTGCAGTAA
- a CDS encoding ABC transporter permease, with protein sequence MWAIARTELKKNIQDKGLWFWTFILPIVFIIAFVSIFSGDENTSYKEVVTQIIPGYTIMFAFYIMISMVIAFVKDRDKGMVSRIASTPLPIRDYFIGKWIPFLLIVLIQVAVLFGFGVVVYDLPLGDPFALIMLSLSLAFIVTGWGMALAVLVKTENMGIAMTQIIALGGAMLGGLWLPVELMPDFMQTISKALPQYWAIEGYKEVILANGTIGDVLFNIGILLIAGIAGGCIAFAAYPRFLRLSKN encoded by the coding sequence ATGTGGGCAATTGCACGAACGGAATTAAAGAAGAATATTCAGGATAAAGGGTTATGGTTTTGGACGTTTATCTTACCAATAGTATTTATTATCGCTTTTGTTTCCATTTTTTCAGGGGATGAAAATACAAGTTATAAGGAAGTCGTCACACAAATCATTCCCGGATACACAATTATGTTTGCCTTTTATATTATGATTTCCATGGTGATTGCATTTGTTAAGGATAGGGATAAAGGGATGGTGTCCCGTATCGCCAGTACTCCATTACCAATCAGAGACTATTTTATCGGAAAATGGATTCCATTTTTATTGATTGTGCTGATCCAAGTGGCAGTATTATTTGGTTTTGGTGTGGTTGTTTACGATCTGCCATTAGGAGATCCATTCGCATTGATCATGCTATCTTTATCATTAGCATTTATTGTAACCGGATGGGGTATGGCACTCGCCGTATTGGTGAAAACTGAAAACATGGGGATTGCTATGACTCAGATTATAGCCCTTGGTGGTGCTATGCTTGGGGGTTTATGGCTTCCGGTAGAACTAATGCCGGACTTCATGCAAACCATCAGCAAGGCATTGCCTCAGTATTGGGCTATCGAAGGTTACAAAGAAGTCATCCTTGCAAATGGCACGATAGGAGATGTTTTGTTTAATATCGGCATTTTGCTTATCGCTGGAATAGCAGGTGGTTGCATTGCTTTCGCTGCTTATCCAAGGTTCCTTCGTTTATCAAAGAATTGA
- a CDS encoding nitronate monooxygenase, whose amino-acid sequence MWNQNNVSNLLGTHYPIIQAGMAGGVTTENLVSTVSNSGGLGSLGAGYMSADDMKRAIKEIKNQTNQPFGVNLFIPETPIVKEEQITNAQRLLEPFKKELHLTDDRSFSELQTDFEKQLEIIFNEKIPVCSFTFGAPSKELVKELKKEGTIVIGTATTVEEAVVNEERGVDIVVAQGSEAGGHRGTFLGSFKHSMIGTFSLVPQVVDAASIPVIASGGIMDGRGVIAALALGAKGVQMGTAFLTCKESGAGTSHKRAVLESAETHTVITAAFSGKPARGIDNRFTREMQEYERQLPPYPIQNALTKELRKEAGIQGNPEFMSLWSGQSPRLSRDISAKDLLESIVTQVEETLGRLNG is encoded by the coding sequence ATGTGGAATCAAAACAACGTTTCTAATTTACTCGGCACTCATTATCCCATCATCCAAGCAGGAATGGCTGGTGGAGTCACTACTGAAAATCTTGTATCAACGGTTTCAAACTCGGGAGGTTTGGGATCCTTGGGAGCAGGATATATGTCAGCTGATGATATGAAACGAGCAATCAAAGAAATAAAAAATCAAACGAATCAGCCTTTTGGGGTGAACCTCTTTATACCAGAAACTCCAATAGTAAAGGAAGAACAAATAACCAACGCACAAAGATTATTGGAGCCTTTTAAAAAAGAATTACACCTAACGGACGACCGTTCGTTTTCAGAGCTGCAAACCGATTTTGAAAAGCAGCTAGAAATCATCTTCAATGAAAAGATACCCGTTTGCAGCTTTACGTTCGGCGCACCATCCAAAGAGCTTGTGAAAGAGTTAAAAAAGGAAGGAACTATCGTGATCGGCACTGCGACGACTGTTGAAGAGGCAGTTGTCAATGAAGAGCGCGGTGTAGACATCGTTGTCGCCCAAGGAAGTGAAGCCGGTGGGCATCGGGGCACGTTCCTAGGTTCATTTAAACACTCAATGATCGGAACCTTTTCTCTCGTTCCACAAGTGGTGGATGCCGCAAGCATACCTGTGATTGCTTCAGGAGGGATTATGGATGGAAGAGGGGTTATTGCAGCACTTGCTTTAGGGGCAAAAGGAGTACAAATGGGAACTGCTTTTCTTACATGTAAAGAGAGTGGGGCTGGGACTTCCCATAAAAGGGCAGTTCTAGAATCAGCAGAAACTCATACGGTCATCACAGCTGCCTTTAGCGGGAAACCTGCTCGAGGGATCGACAACAGATTTACCAGGGAAATGCAGGAATACGAGAGACAATTACCTCCTTATCCCATACAAAATGCGCTAACGAAAGAACTGAGAAAAGAAGCGGGTATTCAGGGAAACCCAGAATTCATGTCCTTGTGGTCTGGACAAAGTCCAAGGCTCAGCAGGGACATATCTGCTAAAGATCTGCTCGAATCCATAGTAACTCAAGTGGAAGAAACGCTAGGGAGGTTGAATGGATAA
- a CDS encoding serine/threonine protein kinase yields MENNWETALPSLSQVTVSSSPNNEPVRIHGGDDSLRCIGVGTDAAVFQSIYAPEFAFKLYAEDKGSKIKVEEKVYNNIGNSPFFSTCYAAYDKFLVLSYEEGPTLFDCLLQGIHIPEQVVQDVEEARQYVRDQGLNPRDIHLKNILLQNGRAKIIDVSEYVLPGNDFRWEHLKKAYEEHYHLIDGRAIPFWLLETIRKWYNSWNKHFSSYEEFMKIVLKFTSFKKD; encoded by the coding sequence ATGGAAAATAATTGGGAAACAGCACTGCCATCTCTATCTCAAGTTACCGTGTCTTCCAGTCCGAATAATGAACCTGTCAGGATACATGGCGGAGATGATAGTCTAAGATGCATCGGTGTCGGGACGGATGCAGCGGTCTTTCAATCCATTTATGCTCCAGAGTTTGCGTTCAAATTGTACGCGGAGGATAAGGGATCGAAAATTAAAGTAGAAGAAAAAGTGTACAATAACATTGGGAATTCACCTTTTTTCTCAACCTGCTATGCAGCTTACGATAAATTCCTCGTTTTAAGTTACGAAGAAGGACCAACATTATTCGATTGTCTGCTCCAGGGAATTCATATTCCAGAACAAGTAGTTCAAGATGTCGAGGAAGCCAGACAATATGTTCGTGATCAAGGATTGAATCCCCGTGATATTCATTTAAAGAATATATTGCTTCAAAATGGAAGAGCGAAAATTATAGATGTGTCAGAGTACGTCCTCCCTGGAAATGATTTCAGATGGGAGCATTTAAAGAAAGCATACGAAGAGCATTACCACCTCATTGATGGAAGAGCCATTCCGTTTTGGTTACTTGAAACAATTCGAAAATGGTATAACTCATGGAATAAGCATTTCTCTTCTTATGAGGAATTTATGAAAATTGTATTAAAGTTTACTTCATTTAAAAAAGACTAA
- a CDS encoding serine hydrolase domain-containing protein — translation MIDRILVEDTVRSFRERYQLPGISVCFTDSYGEDYPIAAGVRHIASDSGLDPYDHLRVGSITKIFISTLILKMKDEGIVSLEQTVDSFLPGIMKDGTLITVRQLLQHRSGLKDYIWMDVGGTKCIQHAVSSLHDEFPPQNLIRLIATHDLQFEPGTEYGYSNTGYILLGMIAEKLTGKSIEYLLETWIIQPLQLERTYFPSTNDLREPFATGYSRATPDLTDLSDEISEITHLNVSIIWTAGAVISNPLDIQTFMKSLFNGQLLSKESLTEMMCFLEADDPKQSYGLGLHQYTFEDGRQAIGHQGGIHGYESVTLYYPDCEMSLTVIVNQMPVGVVAMTDQLFREITKGI, via the coding sequence TTGATAGACCGCATATTGGTTGAGGATACCGTCCGATCATTTCGTGAGAGATATCAGCTTCCTGGCATCTCAGTGTGTTTTACAGATTCTTATGGAGAGGACTATCCAATAGCAGCAGGGGTTCGTCATATAGCATCGGATTCAGGGTTAGACCCTTATGATCATCTACGGGTCGGGAGCATCACGAAGATCTTCATCAGCACACTCATTTTAAAAATGAAGGATGAAGGCATTGTATCACTTGAACAAACCGTGGATTCCTTCTTACCTGGCATCATGAAAGACGGGACGCTTATAACCGTCCGTCAATTGCTTCAACATAGAAGTGGCTTGAAAGACTACATATGGATGGATGTTGGAGGAACAAAATGTATCCAGCACGCAGTATCCAGCCTTCATGATGAATTCCCGCCACAGAATCTTATCAGACTTATTGCCACCCACGACCTCCAATTTGAACCTGGTACTGAATATGGCTACTCGAATACTGGTTATATCCTGCTTGGAATGATAGCTGAAAAACTCACCGGAAAGTCGATAGAATATCTATTGGAGACATGGATCATCCAACCGCTTCAATTGGAAAGGACATACTTTCCCAGTACGAATGATCTGAGAGAACCCTTTGCGACAGGTTATTCTAGAGCTACTCCTGACCTGACAGACCTTTCAGATGAAATATCAGAAATTACGCATCTCAACGTTTCGATTATATGGACTGCAGGAGCTGTTATTTCCAATCCTCTCGATATTCAAACGTTTATGAAGTCTCTTTTTAATGGTCAGCTACTATCTAAGGAATCTTTGACTGAAATGATGTGTTTCCTCGAAGCTGATGATCCGAAGCAGTCCTATGGATTGGGACTCCATCAATATACCTTTGAAGATGGAAGACAAGCCATTGGTCATCAGGGAGGGATACATGGTTACGAATCAGTGACACTTTATTATCCTGATTGTGAAATGTCTTTGACCGTAATCGTGAATCAAATGCCAGTCGGGGTTGTGGCAATGACAGATCAGCTGTTTCGAGAAATTACTAAGGGTATTTGA
- a CDS encoding M55 family metallopeptidase — MNVYMSVDMEGITGLVDHTHIDSSKHNYERGRIMMTEEANAVISSAFESGCAEVLVNDSHSQMNNLLIEKLHPETLLISGGVKPYSMVQGLDATFDGAFFVGYHARASTKGVMSHSMIFGVRNMYINNVAVGELGFNAYVAGFYGVPVLMVAGDDQAALEAEALIPNVTTAVVKETISRSVAKSLTPQKSAQLLKEKTEEAIHNKENVKPLTPPDHPTLRIEFANYGQAEWASLMPGTVLEEGTTTVRFEAKDILEAYRAMLVMTELAMRTTFC, encoded by the coding sequence ATGAATGTATATATGTCGGTGGATATGGAAGGAATTACAGGCTTGGTTGATCACACACACATAGATTCGAGCAAACATAATTATGAGCGTGGGAGAATCATGATGACAGAGGAAGCGAATGCGGTAATTTCTTCTGCCTTTGAGTCAGGTTGCGCTGAAGTACTGGTAAATGATAGTCATTCACAAATGAACAATCTGTTAATTGAAAAGCTGCACCCTGAAACACTCTTGATATCCGGTGGAGTGAAACCATATTCGATGGTTCAAGGACTGGATGCCACGTTTGATGGGGCTTTTTTTGTGGGTTATCACGCACGGGCTTCGACGAAGGGTGTGATGTCCCATTCGATGATCTTCGGCGTTCGCAACATGTATATCAATAATGTTGCAGTGGGTGAACTGGGCTTTAATGCGTATGTTGCAGGATTCTACGGGGTTCCAGTATTAATGGTTGCAGGAGATGACCAGGCAGCACTTGAAGCAGAAGCATTGATCCCTAATGTTACGACAGCCGTCGTGAAGGAAACGATTTCCCGTTCTGTGGCGAAAAGTCTGACACCTCAGAAATCAGCTCAATTATTAAAGGAGAAAACTGAAGAAGCGATACATAATAAAGAAAACGTAAAACCTCTCACTCCACCTGACCATCCGACATTGCGAATCGAATTTGCGAATTATGGCCAAGCGGAGTGGGCAAGTCTTATGCCAGGAACAGTACTGGAAGAAGGCACAACCACTGTACGATTTGAGGCGAAAGATATCCTTGAAGCCTATAGAGCCATGCTTGTGATGACTGAACTGGCGATGCGAACAACATTCTGTTAG
- a CDS encoding sigma-70 family RNA polymerase sigma factor has translation MGKFEELHEQYDSMIHKVIHSLHIYKNKHEYYQTGLIALWEAHENFDSEKGVFPAYAYSFVRGRILSQLTRENRNEEKSIFKEADFFEIIEDEKVNDGLAQELLYSYCEGLTENQRKWVLYTCMHMLTVSEIAEVENVSISAVKKWRKGAKERIKGLLDVN, from the coding sequence TTGGGAAAATTTGAAGAGCTTCATGAGCAATATGATTCAATGATTCATAAAGTGATTCATTCTTTGCACATTTACAAAAACAAGCATGAATATTATCAGACAGGTCTCATTGCACTCTGGGAGGCTCATGAAAATTTCGATTCAGAAAAAGGGGTTTTTCCTGCTTATGCTTACTCATTTGTACGTGGCAGAATACTATCACAATTAACAAGGGAAAACCGGAATGAAGAGAAAAGTATTTTCAAAGAAGCGGATTTTTTTGAAATTATCGAGGATGAAAAAGTGAATGATGGGTTGGCACAAGAGTTACTGTACAGTTACTGTGAGGGTTTAACTGAAAATCAGAGAAAATGGGTGCTTTATACATGTATGCACATGCTGACGGTAAGTGAGATTGCAGAGGTAGAGAATGTTTCGATTTCCGCAGTGAAGAAGTGGCGCAAGGGAGCAAAGGAGAGAATAAAGGGGTTGTTGGATGTAAATTGA
- a CDS encoding ABC transporter ATP-binding protein, producing the protein MIEVGNVSKQYDSIQALDEVQFNIQKGSCFGLVGPNGAGKSTLMKILSGVLQRFEGDIIVNNQSVCKERMKVKQMIGYIPQDICLEETLTAKDNLTYFGSLYGLKGKVLQERAEDILEQIGLKDRGKDKVLTFSGGMKRRLNIGCALLHNPSIIIMDEPTVGIDPQSRNSIFSIINQLKAKGSTIIYSSHYMEEVEQLCDSIGLIDKGKLVECGTITELHHKYNKPSLFISGDRLDNKMLSRHGRVESKGNGFLLDSEDPLETLQGLIDEFRNHNIEPHRLELYHPRLEDIFFNLTGTQLRDS; encoded by the coding sequence ATGATCGAAGTTGGTAACGTAAGTAAGCAATATGATTCCATCCAGGCACTGGACGAAGTTCAATTCAATATACAAAAAGGAAGTTGCTTTGGGCTGGTAGGGCCAAATGGGGCAGGGAAATCGACTTTAATGAAAATTTTATCCGGTGTTCTACAAAGATTTGAAGGGGATATCATAGTCAATAATCAATCAGTATGTAAGGAACGAATGAAAGTAAAGCAGATGATAGGATACATCCCTCAAGATATTTGTTTGGAAGAGACACTTACGGCAAAAGATAATCTCACTTATTTCGGCAGCCTGTATGGATTGAAAGGGAAGGTCCTTCAAGAACGGGCCGAAGATATATTAGAGCAAATCGGTTTGAAGGATCGGGGGAAAGACAAGGTTTTAACCTTTTCAGGAGGGATGAAAAGAAGACTGAATATTGGATGTGCCCTGCTGCATAATCCTTCGATTATCATCATGGATGAACCCACTGTTGGCATTGATCCGCAGTCGAGAAACTCCATTTTCTCCATCATCAATCAATTAAAAGCAAAAGGCAGCACAATCATTTATTCAAGTCATTATATGGAAGAAGTGGAACAGCTATGTGACAGCATCGGTCTAATTGATAAAGGAAAGCTGGTAGAATGCGGTACAATAACTGAATTGCATCATAAATATAATAAGCCTTCATTATTCATTTCTGGAGACCGGTTAGATAATAAAATGCTATCAAGGCATGGTCGAGTGGAATCAAAGGGAAATGGATTTTTGTTAGATAGTGAGGACCCTTTAGAAACGCTCCAAGGTCTGATTGACGAGTTTCGCAATCATAACATTGAACCTCACAGACTGGAATTATATCATCCAAGACTTGAAGATATTTTCTTCAACTTGACTGGAACACAACTGCGAGATTCATAG
- a CDS encoding VOC family protein produces the protein MIKSPIKNKVNLVFIPVNDIEKSKEWYSKILGIEKGEDHFDHLFVADMDGAGMILDTMPKWKDENGKLPRLNFPAIQFATDDIQGSYQFMKDNGVELVTDVQNDQYFVFKDPDGNVMMVCQ, from the coding sequence ATGATCAAGAGTCCGATCAAAAACAAAGTGAACCTGGTTTTTATTCCTGTAAATGACATTGAAAAGTCTAAAGAATGGTATTCTAAAATCCTCGGGATCGAAAAAGGAGAAGACCATTTCGATCATCTATTCGTTGCCGACATGGATGGTGCAGGTATGATCCTTGACACAATGCCCAAGTGGAAAGACGAAAATGGAAAACTGCCAAGGCTGAATTTCCCGGCCATTCAATTTGCCACTGATGATATCCAGGGTTCCTATCAATTTATGAAAGACAATGGTGTCGAATTGGTAACTGATGTTCAAAATGATCAATACTTTGTTTTTAAAGATCCTGACGGGAATGTGATGATGGTTTGTCAATAG
- a CDS encoding TraB/GumN family protein — MSTENEKNITRIHMEGKEYILIGTAHVSRQSAEQVKEVIEAEQPDTVCVELDEPRYQSIVEGDKWKDTDIFQVIKDKKATLLLMNLAIGSFQRRMAKQFGIKPGQEMIQGIESAKEIDAELVLADRNIQITFSRIWNSVGFSGKAKLMTQIIYSIFSNDTITEEELEKIKSQDMLDSMLNEFTQVFPKLKTPLIDERDQYLAQKIKDAPGEKIVAVLGAAHVPGITKEIYKEHNLDKLNERPAKSKWPKIIGWAIPAMILAVIAYTFISNPDAGIQQGISWILWNGGFSALGVAIGLGHPLAILTAFVAAPFTSLNPLLAAGWFAGFVQAYFRRPNVGDFDSLSEDVLSVKGFWRNKVTRILLIVVLANLGSTLGTVIGGADVVRLFLENLK, encoded by the coding sequence ATGTCGACAGAAAACGAAAAGAATATTACCAGAATACATATGGAGGGGAAGGAATACATTCTCATCGGAACTGCTCACGTATCGCGTCAGAGTGCAGAGCAGGTAAAAGAAGTAATCGAAGCCGAACAGCCGGACACGGTTTGTGTCGAGCTGGATGAACCAAGGTATCAATCAATTGTCGAGGGAGATAAGTGGAAAGATACAGACATCTTTCAAGTAATTAAAGACAAAAAAGCTACTTTGCTCCTTATGAATCTGGCCATTGGATCATTTCAGAGACGGATGGCCAAACAATTCGGCATCAAACCGGGTCAGGAAATGATTCAAGGAATTGAGTCGGCGAAAGAAATTGACGCTGAACTCGTCCTGGCTGACCGGAATATCCAAATCACGTTTTCCCGTATCTGGAATAGTGTCGGATTCAGTGGCAAAGCGAAACTTATGACCCAAATCATTTACAGCATCTTCAGTAACGATACCATTACAGAAGAAGAACTCGAGAAAATCAAATCTCAAGATATGCTGGATTCGATGCTAAATGAATTCACACAAGTTTTTCCAAAATTGAAAACACCATTAATCGATGAACGGGATCAATACCTTGCCCAGAAAATCAAAGATGCCCCGGGAGAGAAAATTGTTGCGGTGTTAGGTGCAGCACATGTTCCTGGTATCACCAAGGAAATTTATAAAGAACATAATTTGGACAAACTTAACGAACGTCCTGCTAAATCAAAATGGCCAAAGATTATAGGCTGGGCTATTCCTGCAATGATCCTTGCCGTCATTGCCTATACCTTCATCTCCAATCCAGATGCCGGGATACAACAGGGAATTAGTTGGATATTATGGAACGGAGGATTCTCTGCACTTGGCGTAGCCATTGGGTTAGGGCATCCACTAGCCATATTGACAGCATTCGTAGCAGCACCATTCACATCGTTAAATCCACTTCTGGCAGCAGGGTGGTTTGCCGGATTCGTGCAAGCATATTTCCGCAGGCCAAATGTCGGTGACTTTGATTCACTATCTGAAGACGTTTTAAGTGTTAAAGGATTCTGGAGAAACAAAGTAACGCGAATCCTCCTCATTGTCGTGCTCGCTAACTTAGGAAGTACACTTGGTACTGTAATTGGTGGGGCAGATGTTGTGCGACTGTTTCTTGAAAATTTAAAGTAA
- a CDS encoding DUF1272 domain-containing protein has product MGLEMKTDCQACRKNLTNDAYICVHECTFCEECTAKNDSICPNCSGELVRRPKPPTGIEH; this is encoded by the coding sequence ATGGGATTAGAAATGAAGACGGATTGTCAGGCGTGCCGGAAGAATTTAACGAATGACGCGTACATCTGTGTGCATGAATGTACCTTTTGTGAGGAATGTACAGCTAAAAATGACTCTATCTGCCCGAACTGTAGTGGAGAGTTAGTCAGAAGACCGAAACCACCTACGGGAATTGAGCATTAA
- a CDS encoding vWA domain-containing protein, translated as MNTDLTEIIFLLDRSGSMGGLEHETIGGYNSFIEKQSQLPGQTLVTTVLFDDKVEQLWSGVDANKIRLTQEEYFVRGCTALMDSVGKTILKVGHRLSSLEEVERPGKVIFVITTDGMENASVEFSASKVKDLISHQQERYNWEFIFLGANINVAEEALKIGIDIGNAYQFEASSEGVEKMYDVVSEAVFDKRSR; from the coding sequence ATGAATACTGACTTAACCGAAATTATATTCCTGTTAGACAGAAGTGGATCAATGGGGGGACTTGAACATGAAACGATTGGAGGTTATAACTCTTTTATTGAAAAGCAGAGTCAATTACCGGGTCAAACACTCGTTACTACCGTTCTTTTTGATGATAAGGTCGAGCAATTATGGAGTGGAGTGGATGCTAATAAGATAAGGCTCACACAAGAGGAGTATTTTGTAAGGGGGTGTACTGCTCTGATGGATTCTGTCGGAAAAACGATTCTCAAAGTAGGTCATCGCTTATCTAGTCTTGAGGAAGTTGAAAGACCTGGTAAAGTCATCTTCGTTATCACAACCGATGGTATGGAAAATGCGAGCGTTGAGTTCTCGGCCAGTAAGGTGAAGGACCTTATCAGTCATCAACAGGAGAGGTACAATTGGGAGTTCATTTTCCTGGGAGCGAATATCAATGTTGCTGAAGAAGCATTGAAAATCGGCATCGATATCGGGAATGCTTATCAATTTGAGGCTTCTTCTGAAGGGGTTGAAAAGATGTATGATGTGGTGAGTGAGGCTGTGTTTGATAAGAGAAGTAGATAG
- a CDS encoding NUDIX domain-containing protein → MPIRNSAKAIIIRDNKILLTKNKDKEGFFYLFPGGGQEQGETLHEALKRECIEEIGREVEVGELSHIREYIGRNHEHASFDYDVHQMEFYFKCSMFNEMDKDSAPTNPDSHQVGVEWMDFTELSKCRLYPKKIIHYLNRDLTPVVYLGDIN, encoded by the coding sequence ATGCCCATCCGAAATTCAGCTAAAGCCATCATAATAAGAGATAACAAAATCCTGCTCACTAAGAATAAAGACAAGGAGGGATTCTTTTATCTTTTTCCAGGTGGGGGGCAGGAACAGGGTGAAACACTTCATGAAGCTTTAAAAAGAGAATGTATCGAGGAAATCGGAAGAGAAGTCGAAGTAGGGGAACTCTCACACATTCGGGAGTATATCGGGCGGAATCATGAACATGCTTCCTTTGATTATGACGTCCACCAGATGGAGTTTTATTTTAAGTGTTCAATGTTTAATGAAATGGACAAAGATTCTGCCCCTACCAATCCAGATAGTCATCAGGTAGGGGTCGAATGGATGGATTTCACTGAGTTATCGAAGTGTAGGTTATATCCTAAAAAAATCATTCATTATCTAAATAGAGACCTAACTCCAGTAGTATATCTTGGAGACATCAACTAA